The proteins below come from a single Strix uralensis isolate ZFMK-TIS-50842 chromosome 8, bStrUra1, whole genome shotgun sequence genomic window:
- the LRRC8D gene encoding volume-regulated anion channel subunit LRRC8D: protein MFTLAEVASLNDIQPTYRILKPWWDVFMDYLAVVMLMVAIFAGTMQLTKDQVVCLPVLQSTVNSKAQPGTSGKADFTTVETTTGQGEASSMRTVSFGSAPTVTPDIPLSGATSSQYQPTESGQELKKEQKDSSGRKTNLDFQQYVFINQMCYHLALPWYSKYFPYLVLIHTIILIVSSNFWFKYPKTCSKIEHFVSILGKCFESPWTTKALSETACEDSEENKQRLTGAQSLPKYVSTSSDEGSPSASTPMITKSGFKFSADKPMIEVPSVTILDKKDGEQAKALFEKVRKFRAHVEDSDLIYKLYVGQTVIKTVKFIFILCYTANFVNTISFEHICNPKVEHLIGYTQFECTHNMAYMLKKLLISYISLICVYGFICLYTLFWLFRIPLKEYSFEKVREESSFSDIPDVKNDFAFLLHMVDQYDQLYSKRFGVFLSEVSENKLREISLNHEWTFEKLRQHVSRNAQDKQELHLFMLSGVPDAVFDLTDLDVLKLELIPEAKIPAKISQMTNLQELHLCHCPAKVEQTAFSFLRDHLRCLYVKFTDVAEIPAWVYLLKNLRELYLIGNLNSENNKMIGLESLRELRHLKILHVKSNLTKIPPNITDVAPHLTKLVIHNDGTKLVVLNSLKKMTNVAELELQNCELERIPHAIFSLSNLQELDLKSNSIRTIEEIISFQHLKRLTCLKLWHNKIVNIPSSITHIKNLESLYLSNNKLESLPAAVFSLQKLRCLDVSYNSIALIPVEIGLLQNLQHFHITGNKVDILPKQLFKCVKLRTLSLGQNCITSIPDKVSQLLQLTHLELKGNCLDRLPATLGQCQLLRKSGLVVEDHLFDALPSEVKEVLNQDTSIPFANGI, encoded by the coding sequence ATGTTTACCCTTGCAGAAGTTGCATCGCTCAATGACATCCAGCCAACTTACCGTATCTTGAAACCATGGTGGGATGTATTTATGGATTACCTAGCTGTTGTTATGTTAATGGTTGCCATTTTTGCTGGAACCATGCAGCTGACCAAAGACCAGGTGGTCTGCTTGCCAGTTTTGCAGTCTACTGTAAATTCAAAAGCACAACCCGGCACATCAGGGAAGGCTGACTTTACCACTGTTGAAACAACCACTGGTCAAGGAGAAGCATCATCAATGAGAACGGTTTCCTTCGGAAGTGCTCCTACTGTAACACCTGACATACCTCTGAGCGGAGCTACCTCTTCTCAGTATCAACCCACTGAATCAGGCCAGGAGCtgaagaaggagcagaaggaTTCTTCAGGCCGTAAAACAAATTTGGATTTTCAGCAATACGTATTTATTAACCAGATGTGCTATCATTTGGCTCTTCCTTGGTATTCAAAGTATTTTCCTTATCTTGTTCTCATTCATACTATCATTTTAATAGTCAGTAGCAATTTTTGGTTTAAGTATCCCAAGACTTGCTCAAAAATTGAGCATTTTGTGTCTATATTAGGGAAGTGCTTTGAGTCCCCTTGGACTACAAAAGCATTGTCTGAAACGGCATGTGAGGACTCCGAGGAGAACAAACAGAGGTTAACTGGTGCCCAGTCCCTGCCCAAGTATGTTTCCACTAGCAGTGATGAAGGAAGCCCAAGTGCCAGCACTCCCATGATAACGAAGTCTGGCTTCAAATTTTCAGCTGACAAGCCGATGATTGAGGTCCCCAGTGTCACTATTTTagataagaaagatggagaacaAGCCAAAGCGCTGTTTGAGAAAGTCCGTAAGTTCCGGGCTCATGTGGAGGACAGTGATCTGATTTACAAGCTCTATGTTGGTCAGACTGTTATTAAGACTGTCAAGTTCATATTTATTCTCTGCTATACTGCAAACTTTGTCAACACCATCAGTTTTGAACACATCTGCAACCCTAAAGTGGAACACCTGATTGGCTACACACAGTTTGAATGTACACACAACATGGCTTACATGTTGAAGAAGCTGCTTATCAGCTATATTTCCCTCATTTGTGTCTATGGTTTTATCTGCCTCTACACACTTTTCTGGCTGTTCCGAATACCTTTAAAAGAATATTCCTTTGAAAAGGTCAGAGAAGAGAGTAGCTTCAGTGATATCCCTGATGTCAAAAAtgattttgcatttctcttgcatATGGTAGATCAGTACGACCAGCTGTATTCTAAGCGATTTGGTGTCTTTTTGTCAGAGGTAAGTGAGAACAAACTACGGGAAATTAGTTTAAACCATGAATGGACTTTTGAAAAGCTGCGACAGCATGTTTCCCGCAATGCCCAGGACAAGCAAGAGTTGCATCTCTTCATGCTGTCAGGGGTCCCCGATGCAGTGTTTGATCTGACGGATCTGGATGTGTTGAAACTGGAGCTGATTCCTGAAGCGAAAATCCCAGCGAAAATTTCCCAGATGACAAATCTTCAGGAGCTTCATCTGTGCCACTGCCCTGCGAAGGTCGAGCAGACTGCCTTCAGCTTCCTTCGGGACCACTTGAGATGCCTTTATGTGAAATTCACAGATGTTGCAGAAATTCCTGCGTGGGTGTATTTGCTCAAAAACCTCCGTGAATTGTACTTGATAGGCAACTTGAACtctgaaaacaataaaatgaTAGGGCTTGAATCTCTCAGAGAGTTGAGACACCTTAAAATTCTCCACGTGAAGAGCAATTTGACCAAAATTCCCCCCAATATCACAGATGTGGCACCACATCTGACAAAACTGGTCATTCATAATGACGGCACTAAGCTTGTGGTACTCAATAGCCTTAAGAAAATGACTAATGTTGCGGAGTTGGAACTGCAGAACTGTGAACTGGAGAGAATTCCCCATGCCATCTTCAGCCTCTCTAACTTACAGGAACTGGATTTAAAGTCAAATAGCATACGCACAATTGAAGAAATAATCAGTTTCCAGCACTTAAAAAGATTGACTTGTTTAAAGCTGTGGCACAATAAAATAGTCAACATTCCTTCCTCCATTACCCACATAAAGAATTTGGAGTCTCTTTATCTCTCCAATAACAAACTCGAATCCTTACCAGCCGCAGTGTTCAGTTTACAGAAACTTAGGTGTTTAGATGTAAGCTACAACTCAATTGCATTGATTCCAGTGGAAATAGGTTTGCTTCAAAATCTTCAGCATTTTCACATCACAGGAAACAAAGTCGACATTTTGCCAAAACAGTTGTTTAAATGTGTTAAATTGAGGACTTTGAGTCTGGGACAAAACTGTATTACCTCAATCCCAGATAAAGTTAGTCAACTGTTGCAGCTGACTCATCTGGAACTGAAGGGAAACTGCTTGGACCGTCTGCCAGCCACGCTGGGGCAGTGTCAGCTTCTCAGGAAAAGCGGGCTCGTGGTGGAAGATCACCTCTTTGATGCTTTGCCCTCGGAGGTTAAAGAGGTGTTGAATCAAGACACAAGCATTCCCTTTGCTAATGGGATTTAG